The following proteins come from a genomic window of Sorghum bicolor cultivar BTx623 chromosome 3, Sorghum_bicolor_NCBIv3, whole genome shotgun sequence:
- the LOC8060135 gene encoding uncharacterized protein LOC8060135: MQAPARSSAPSSPLVSSAPPLPPRPQRVAAPSLRRRDLLLLPAALTLPMAAPASLPASARGLFRMPPPRLANRYFLVRAGESVYEGQGLLRTNPVAKTSVDSGLSPVGLRQTARAALELQRLGACEDDCWIWPSITQRAYQAAEIIAAANGINRSRIVPEYSFLDARGLGAFEWKSLDTLPEVYASDNISPDMKPPPISDGTPNESVADVFVRVTQLMSILETQYSGETVVIVSPDSDNLSILQAGLIGLDLRRHSSLFFQPGEVRPVDPSSIPEYKQPPSTVFKCANPPSCKD; encoded by the exons ATGCAGGCCCCCGCGCGCTCCTCCGCTCCATCCTCGCCGCTCGTCTCCTCCGCGCCACCGCTACCTCCACGGCCACAACGCGTCGCCGCCCCCTCCCTCCGCCGCCGTGATCTCCTCCTTCTCCCGGCGGCGCTGACCCTCCCGATGGCGGCGCCCGCCTCCTTGCCTGCGTCGGCGCGCGGGCTGTTCCGGATGCCCCCGCCGCGGCTGGCGAACCGCTACTTTCTGGTGCGCGCGGGCGAGTCCGTGTACGAAGGTCAGGGCCTCCTCCGTACCAACCCGGTCGCCAAGACCTCCGTCGACAGCGGCCTCTCCCCCGTGGGGCTCCGCCAGACGGCGCGCGCCGCGCTCGAGCTCCAGCGCCTCGGCGCGTGCGAGGACGACTGCTGGATATGGCCGTCCATCACGCAGCGCGCGTACCAGGCGGCCGAGATCATTGCCGCGGCCAACGGGATCAACCGCAG TCGCATCGTGCCGGAGTACAGCTTCTTGGATGCACGCGGATTGGGTGCGTTTGAGTGGAAGAGCTTAGACACCTTGCCCGAG GTGTATGCGTCAGATAACATTTCTCCAGACATGAAGCCTCCTCCTATCAGTGATGGTACTCCAAATGAGAGCGTTGCAGACGTATTTGTTCGGGTGACACAGCTCATGTCAATACTAGAGACCCAGTACTCAGGGGAAACTGTTGTCATTGTTTCACCAGATTCTGACAACTTGTCAATTCTTCAAGCTGGATTGATTGGGCTTGACCTTCGGAG GCATAGCAGCTTATTTTTTCAGCCCGGTGAGGTCCGTCCAGTTGATCCCTCAAGCATACCTGAATACAAGCAACCTCCTTCTACTGTTTTTAAGTGTGCAAATCCGCCAAGTTGTAAAGATTAG
- the LOC8061811 gene encoding CASP-like protein 4A3 → MTVQPKDIDGSTPQSPTRHSAVSTGLGRSNPPLRSPRRPTGHGRATRPAAPAIEQSSCSMASPTRAPAPPPAVEPIAPSSPSSEHPPVKPSDGSLSPENPAPAPPPPPATSPPHTPGDSSPSSTPHPSAPQPSPPSPPPPPLPPSADVSPPLPRDGQTSPPRPLPPPSPAPVSTPTPAPASSEAKSEQEEAESASESGSMTLAVVLAQTEESTPRKASSAEASPAGSPQKESAVTIAKLLSGEDPAATVAKATPDKVTPPSDTGSLSAAAAATAVGGVGGGVGSKRWLLGGVPEKVRRAELRRAELGFRVSAAVFCLVALSVMAADTTTGWSGDSFRRYNEYRYVLAASVLAFTYSGFQLVAEVHYLVTGRRIIRAPFRSYFNLAMDQMLAYLLLSASSAALSRNDVWMSRFGGDQFTKLINASASMAFLAFIALGLNSVISAYCVFSLVS, encoded by the exons ATGACAGTTCAACCGAAAGACATTGACGGATCCACTCCGCAGTCCCCCACTCGTCACTCCGCAGTATCAACTGGCCTCGGCCGCTCAAATCCCCCACTCCGCAGTCCCCGACGACCGACGGGCCACGGCAGAGCCACCAGACCAGCAGCCCCAGCCATCGAGCAATCGAGCTGCTCCATGGCCTCACCAACCCGAGCACCGGCGCCTCCGCCGGCGGTAGAGCCCATcgcgccttcttctccttcttcagaaCACCCGCCTGTCAAACCCTCTGACGGATCCCTCTCGCCGGAGAACCCAGCCCCagctccacctcctcctcctgctactTCGCCTCCTCATACTCCCGGCGATAGCTCTCCTTCCTCAACTCCGCATCCCTCGGCGCCACAGCCTTCTCCTCcttctccgcctccgcctccgcttcCGCCCAGCGCTGatgtttctcctcctctcccgcGAGACGGCCAGACGTCACCGCCGCGCCCACTGCCCCCTCCCTCACCCGCTCCAGTATCAACGCCTACTCCAGCGCCGGCGTCCTCGGAAGCCAAGTCGGAGCAGGAGGAGGCGGAATCGGCTAGCGAATCTGGGAGCATGACGCTAGCCGTCGTTCTAGCCCAAACTGAAGAGTCGACGCCGCGGAAGGCCTCCTCGGCCGAGGCGTCCCCAGCCGGATCGCCGCAGAAGGAATCGGCCGTCACCATCGCGAAGCTCCTCTCCGGCGAAGACCCCGCGGCGACGGTGGCGAAGGCCACGCCGGACAAGGTTACACCTCCGAGCGACACTGGGTcactctccgccgccgccgccgccactgccGTTGGGGGAGTCGGAGGCGGCGTGGGGTCCAAGAGGTGGCTCCTAGGCGGCGTCCCGGAGAAGGTGCGGCGCGCGGAGCTGAGGAGGGCCgagctagggtttagggtttcagCCGCCGTGTTCTGCCTGGTCGCGCTCTCCGTCATGGCCGCCGATACCACGACGGGCTGGTCCGGCGATTCCTTCCGCCGCTACAATGAGTACAG GTATGTACTAGCTGCAAGCGTCCTGGCTTTTACCTACTCTGGATTCCAGTTGGTAGCCGAGGTGCATTACCTTGTCACAGGGAGGCGCATCATTCGAGCCCCATTCCGCAGCTACTTCAATCTTGCCATGGATCAG ATGTTAGCTTACCTCCTATTGTCAGCATCTTCAGCAGCACTTTCTCGTAATGATGTTTGGATGTCTCGGTTTGGAGGGGATCAATTTACCAAACTGATCAATGCCTCAGCTTCCATGGCATTCCTAGCTTTCATTGCTCTTGGACTCAACTCAGTTATATCTGCTTACTGTGTCTTCAGCTTGGTTTCATAG
- the LOC8061812 gene encoding putative exosome complex component rrp40 — MESRKPAPSPLVDNYVVPGDVVLDLSEMNNQTIKLGAGLRQECDTIQATSAGKLRLLKPNKYWIENSQKRYIPSVEDTVLGIVVDTKPDNFLVDIKGPNLAFLPVLAFEGGTRRNIPKFEIGTLIYARVVKANSIMNPELSCMDASGKAAEFGQLKDGYMFDTSTGMSRMLLSSPTCPVLEALGKKLSFEIAVGLNGRVWVNAPAASTVILVSNAIMRSESLSGIKQRAMVENLLERLS; from the exons ATGGAGTCGAGGAAGCCGGCGCCCTCTCCTCTCGTCGACAACTACGTG GTACCCGGTGACGTCGTCCTGGACCTCTCCGAGATGAACAACCAGACCATTAAGCTCGGCGCAGGCCTGCGTCAG GAGTGTGACACCATCCAGGCTACCAGTGCTGGGAAGCTGCGGCTGTTGAAACCCAACAAGTATTGGATTGAGAACTCCCAGAAGAGG TATATACCTTCTGTAGAAGATACAGTTCTTGGTATTGTGGTTGACACCAAACCAGAT AACTTTTTGGTAGACATAAAGGGTCCTAATTTGGCCTTTCTACCGGTGCTTGCATTTGAAGGTGGCACAAGGAGAAACATACCAAAGTTTGAG ATTGGTACGTTAATATATGCTCGAGTGGTGAAAGCAAATAGTATCATGAATCCCGAGCTCTCATGCATGGATG CTTCTGGGAAAGCTGCTGAATTTGGTCAGCTGAAAGATGGTTATATGTTTGACACATCAACTGGCATGTCACGAAT GTTGTTAAGTTCGCCAACATGTCCAGTTCTGGAGGCCCTTGGGAAAAAACTGTCATTTGAGATTGCTGTTGGACTCAATGGTCGAGTCTGG GTGAATGCTCCTGCAGCAAGTACTGTCATTCTTGTATCAAATGCAATTATGAGGTCAGAATCTTTGAGTGGCATAAAACAAAGAGCTATGGTAGAAAATCTCTTGGAGAGATTGTCATGA
- the LOC110433847 gene encoding AMSH-like ubiquitin thioesterase 2: MGSRRYDIDTRRCGIHSAPTKSMYLDAQQVVNCQATVRDHDVGSCAVKHHFPSPIVSWIEDLSSFGNASFGPDSEYVDEQARASVGQSSTSSNLHDMQISVRLTDEFMELAKENTSKNLETCGILGASFRDGTYFVTMLIIPKQEGTAHSCQAVSEEEIHAVLSEQSLYPAGWIHTHPSQTCFLSSIDLHTQYSYQVMLPEAVAIVVAPTDPTRSYGIFRLTDPGGMDVLRECDESGFHTHRETTNGSPIYETCSKVHFNPNLRFEIVDLRSGQ, encoded by the exons ATGGGTAGCAGGAG ATACGACATCGATACGAGGAGATGTGGGATTCACTCAGCACCAACTAAATCAATGTATCTGGATGCTCAACAAGTTGTCAACTGCCAAGCCACAGTGAGAGACCACGATGTTGGTTCCTGCGCTGTGAAGCATCACTTCCCGTCTCCAATTGTATCTTGGATAGAAGATCTTTCAAGCTTTGGCAATGCTTCTTTTGGCCCTGACTCTGAGTATGTGGATGAGCAAGCCAGAGCTTCGGTGGGACAGTCTTCGACATCAAGTAATTTGCATGACATGCAAATA TCAGTGAGATTGACAGACGAATTCATGGAGCTTGCAAAGGAGAATACAAGCAAAAATCTAGAGACTTGTGGAATTCTTGGTGCTTCATTT AGGGATGGAACTTACTttgtgacaatgttgattataccGAAGCAAGAAGGAACTGCTCACTCA TGTCAGGCCGTTAGTGAGGAGGAGATACATGCCGTGTTATCAGAGCAGTCACTTTACCCTGCAGGATGGATTCAT ACTCATCCTTCACAAACATGCTTTCTATCATCGATCGATTTGCATACTCAGTACTCTTACCAG GTTATGCTACCAGAGGCTGTTGCAATTGTGGTCGCACCCACAGATCCAACCAG GAGTTATGGAATATTCAGGCTGACTGATCCTGGAGGGATGGATGTGCTTAGGGAGTGTGATGAAAGTGGGTTCCACACTCACCGAGAGACAACCAATGGCAGTCCAATCTATGAAACCTGCTCGAAAGTGCACTTCAACCCCAATTTGCGGTTTGAGATTGTTGACCTGCGCTCTGGTCAATGA